The segment CCTtaactgttataaaaaaataacagcggCTGTACTTTTCATTACACATGCaaggatttgtgtgtgtgtgtgtcagtgtgtctcagtgtgtgtgtctgtctcagtgtgtgtgtgtgtctcagtgtgtgtctctgtctcagagtgtgtgtgtctcagtgtgcgtgcgtttctcagtgtgtgtctctgtctcagtgtgtgtgtgtctcagtgtgcgtgcgtttctcagtgtgtgtgtgcgtgtttcagtgtgtgtctcagacgCAGTATTTCCAGAAGCATTCTGACGTGCTTCCTCTCTTCCTGAACTGGTTCCTGTTTCCCAGGATCCGGGTCACATGGGGGAGTCGGCTTTGCTTCTCCAAGAGGACCTGAGAGAGAACAGCGACATCATCGTCATGCGAGTGCACAAAACAGGTTCTGATACAGCCCTGTTAGCAGCTCACTGCATCTCTAACACAGCCCTGTTAGCAGCTCACTGCATCTCTAACACAGCCCTGTTAGCAGCTCACTGCATCTCTAACACAGCCCTGTTAGCAGCTCACTGCATCTCTAACACAGCCCTGTTAGCAGCTCACTGCATCTCTAACACAGCCCTGTTAGCAGCTCACTGCATCTCTAACAACCCTGTTAGCAGCTCACTGCATCTCTAACACAACCCTGTTAGCAGCTCACTGCATCTCTAACACAACCCTGTTAGCAGCTCACTGCACTGCCAGTCAAAGGCTGTGCAGTCCTGAGGCAATTCCACTGGATGGCACTTCAGTAGCACTTGTACTGCATTGACTGGGGTGCTGAGTGATGCTTTAAAAGCCATGACCAGGGAGGGCAGTGAAAAGGGTTCTGAAGCTAACTAACCCTCAGGTCCATGATTATTACTAtgattcttattattcttattattatctAAAAGAAGAAAAATCATTTTCCTTTCATTGTAACGTGTTAAACCCTCAAAACTCCTGCAACTCCCACTGCAGAGTGAGAACTGGTGCCAACGCTGTTGAAAGGTAGGCAGCTAGAGAGAGCTGCTGGACCCCCTACCTCTTTCACAGCTCCGCTCGGCATGTAGCCTCCTGTCCGCAGGCCTGCAAGAGAAACGAGAGACGCCTGTCACTGCGCTGCTGAGACTAGGGGGGGTTCACTGCAGGCATCGGAACTGTTATAGTTCGCCTTACTCTTTTTAAACTCGTAAAAGCGACCGGGAGGGGGAGGCAGTAGTTTGTTCGTGCTGCAGTTTGTGTTGGTCGCTGTCCTCGTTTGTTTTCTAGTCGGAGTGCTTACCGTCACGGCTGATCTCCTCTGCAAGCAGGCTGGGGTAGGCGAGGAGAGCGGGCAGGCTCTGGGAGAGGTAGCTCTTATCAGCCGAGCTCAGAGCCTCCGAGTTCACACCGTGGCCCTCCTCCATCGACCCTGAAACATTGAACACAGAGCAGGAACACTGAGCACAGAGCAGGAACACTGAACACTGAGCACAGTGCAGGAACACTGAGCACAGAGCAGGAACACTGAACACAGAGCAGGAACACTGAACACTGAGCACAGAGCAGGAACACTGAGCACAGAGCAGGAACACTGAGCACAGAGCAGGAACACTGAACACAGAGCAGGAACACTGAGCACAGAGCAGGAACACTGAACACAGAGCAGGAACACTGAACACTGAACACAGAGCAGGAACACtgagcacagagcacagagcaggaACACTGAGCACAGAGCAGGAACTGAACACAGAGCAGGAACACTGAGCACAGAGCAGGAACTGAACACAGAGCAGGAACACTGAGCACAGAGCAGGAACACTGAGCACAGAGCAGGAGAGGGGTTTGTAGCGACTGGGAAGGAATGGACTGTAATCTGCTCTGCTCTTCAGTAAGTTGTGTTGATTTTAAGCGAGcagaatgaaaataaatgtaacacCAGAGTAGAACAATATCAAACTGGTGTAACTGCTGCAGAGGTGATTGTGGCATCATTTAGATGTTACTTTACTAAATTAAGTGAGTCGCTCATCGACATGACAACACAGTGCCTTCTGCAATAAGCAGTCAAGCtgaatattttcaaagcgtttactccagccTTAATGAACTCTCCTATTTCTTTTGAAAAGCGAGACCTATTGCTGGTTGAGGAGCTGGTAACAATCTAATCAATCTAAAGTCTAAAGCCTGCATTGCcgctgaagatcatttgggaagggtatAGAAACTGTCATGCcactgtagctgccctatacACGTGCATTGCctcttttaaataatacagatctattattgcattgccattgcagtgccactgtctgtctgcctgcattgccgctgaagatcatttgggaatgGTATAGTTAGAATGCTGTCATCTCATTCTACCGATGGCAGCCTCTTACCATTGTAACTGCCCTTGTGCTGGCCATTGCCAAGCGCTATAATACGGAAGCTCATTTAGAAAGAGCTGCCAAAGTGCTTTCACAAAAGCAATCATTGAtaagatatctatctatctatcaatctatctctatctatatttAAAAAGCTTACCTTGGACTGAGTAAGCCATCTCGCTGGAGTCTGTGATGGGGTGGGAGAGCAGATTCCAGGAGAGGCTGAGGAGGATGAAGCAGGCGAGGAGAAGCTTGCACATCATGGTGTTTCTTCTGGAGGTCAGAGGGCTCTTCTGAGGTGCTGTGTGCAGGTTCACAAGTCCAGTAGGAGTCCTGAGTcacttctgctctctccctcgCTCCGAACTGCACTTATATACCCCACCAGCCATCCCGCTcctccatcctcctcctcctccctgcctctctccACGTTGCTCcgaaattaatattttatgaagGACACGTTTGCTTATAAACTAATCCCATTTCGGGCCGGGGCGGCCGGCCGCGCGTCAGTTTATtcaatttattcaatttattCAATTTGATGTATTTCAATTTATCCATAAGTCCATAAATTTGAGGAACGCAGGTGTGCAAAGTGCTTTCCTATTAGGTGACGGGGTGGGGGTTGATGAATTCAGATGGTGTATTGAGATCAGCCCTGAGTTATGAGGGACGGACTGGTCAGTGGATGGCTCTGGTGGGCACTCAGGTGGATTTACGGCTGGTGGAGAAGCCTGATTCAGGCTGACATTGGCCTATGTCCAGACAGGATGAAATGAGATGCCATTTCCCCAACTGAGCCTTTTTTACAGCTGGATCTTGACTGATGCTTCTCTCCAGCTATTATCAGTGAAGCTCTTTCCTCCCTGTTGCTAGCAACGTTGCCTCCTGATGTGTGTGTGCCCTTCGATTGAAAAGCATCACTGTGATACCCGGTACAGTGCCAgggctctattttaatgatctaagcagtggCAGGTCTTAATACCACCGGTCAGTCCTGGCAATATATACCACAGCTAGTCAACCGATCAAAAATCATTCGACTCCTTTGACAGCTAGCGCcagctcccttataaaagtttcccacagtaaaagcacagcaaagtgtaataaagtacactGAAAGtctggtaaagcccagagaggtacagtaacGCATATTCAAGAAAAAAACCCCACTAGattataaatgcatagtataccaTGGAGGGGAAAGAGATTTACTATGCAAATGTAATGTGGTAGGACTTGGGTAAGGGCTCTCACTGTGCAAGGCGGTTTGCTTTGTGTATGTCTTTCAATATCAAGTCTATTATCAGTGTTTATTGAGTTTATAGGCGGTGATGTTACACTCTGACGCTGTTAAGGTCAAATGAACAGTATCGCCTGTATGTTCCATTTTGAATCCGCGTTAAAGTTCTTCAGCCAGGCTTCTTCAATAGCGTTATACTTCACCGTGGCTTCTGTTTGCTTCCTCCACGTTGCTGCGCATAATAAACGACTTGTAGAAGTGAGAATTTATTACAAGCTGCTATTAAGCCTGACATCACAGATTGACTCACAAAAAcccaatcaaataaaaaaaaaaaaaaacaggagaaaagtgatttaaatgtaaaacaaaaaaaaaacggctgataaaaaaaaacaaaaacgttttgcTTTAAGGCTGAAATGACCTATACCTGTCAGcatagtttaataaaaaataaaaattaatgatAATATAAAAGCAACAAATGAAGTCTGACGTGCAGTCTCTGCTACACTGTGCATGCATTTTTATTCAAGCCATAAACCAAAGGCTTCTTTCTGCGTGACGCTGACGTGATGACGCTGTTTGTGAAAGGTATTATCAATCGCTCTGTTTTATTGATTGGATATTAGCGACAGGgtgctctagttttttatttataggCAGTTTTGTGTGCGGCTCCGAAACCTTTCCGCTCTCTCGGTTTATGGCTTCCCACCTTTCCTTGAAAACGACCACAGAGTCATTAcctatcatttttttgttttggcttctTTGACTGTTCATGTAAAGgggtaaactttaaaaaaaacgatttatatgcagggatggaaaacaagactcccattgcataagcGGTTcaatccgttcctggttttactctgagtttaatcagacacacctgagcgtgttacctttacactggggctaatcaagcccGCCTGAAAACCTGGAACGGacgacactgctatgcaataagagtctcaTTTTCATCctaaaaaacctaaaaaaattaACTGTTGAGCATGTTAGAGAGACCTTTATCATTTTGCTGCATTCTATTCGTTTCCCAGCtgttctgctctgtactgtacagtgggaTGTttctgtataaaaagcgctatataaatgcaataaataaataaataaatacattcgcTCGGTCAGGACTCCAAGGCGGAGTGTGAGAAGTTTTGCGGCTGGTTCTGCATGAATGGGAAGTTTGTCCTTGCTGGGCTGCCATCCAAGCCCCAGCTGGCTCGCTCTTGTTTTAGGGCTGGGCGCTGGAGGCTGCAGCCGGAGCTGCACACAGAAGCAAAGTCAGGACTGGAGATCGGAGCTAGGAGTGCAATCACACAGCTCAGGGAAATAAATACGGGATCGCGCATCCTCAAAGCTTGGGAAaagcagaagaaaagaaaagagaagaGAAGGTAGAGTTTATAAATAATACAGCCGTCTGCGCATTCATTtggtaaatatgtatttgttaatacagcatttttatttcatgaaaataaatagtGTGTGCAACTGTTTCACTAAACGGATGTTATTTGTCGGTATATTTTGAttgcttttttaatttgaaaCTACTTTGttacggcaaaaaaaaaaaaaaacaaacaaaaaaaaaaacccaaaacaagcTTTTGTATAGTTTGGAATGTACGgttgatttaaacaaacaaacaaaacaaaaacattagaaAAGTGAAAAATCGGTTGTgcttaaatttgtgttttgtccTGATTCGAAATTGTtgctcaaaacaaaacaaaaactaaacaaaaacaaaacaaagggagAATGTCTCATGGGATGCGGGTTACAGTAAAGACCCGCACGTTGTGTTATTAGTGTAATTCACTGAACTGTACCCAGCATGTAGCGTGTGGC is part of the Acipenser ruthenus chromosome 27, fAciRut3.2 maternal haplotype, whole genome shotgun sequence genome and harbors:
- the LOC117963627 gene encoding prepro-urotensin II-beta-like; amino-acid sequence: MMCKLLLACFILLSLSWNLLSHPITDSSEMAYSVQGSMEEGHGVNSEALSSADKSYLSQSLPALLAYPSLLAEEISRDGLRTGGYMPSGAVKEVLLEKQSRLPHVTRILGNRNQFRKRGSTSECFWKYCV